CCGTAATATTGTTAAAAAAGATCCAGGCTATATCAGCCTGCTTATGAACAATCCTACAAAAATCATTGGGGACGGACACAGTTCCTTCAGTGCAGATTCCAATTATTTTGAAAACATTCTAAGTTCTCTTTATTTTTTTCCTCTGCAGACTTACGTACAGAATGGCCAACTATTTGTGAATGGATCCAATCCTTATGCTATTGAAGTGGGAAGCGAGATTATTGAGATTAATAATACAAGTTCTTCAGCGCTTTTAAAGGCTGTTCCTAAAGCTGCGGACGGAAATATTAAAGTGGAAGATGTAGATATGTCTTTTTACATTCCTTTTGTCTTAAAAAACCAGACCAATGATTTTACCCTGAAATACAAAACACTTAAAGGAGAACAGAAAACTGCAAAAGTGAAAGGTATTAAGTATCCCAGATACTATTATGAAAGCAGGCATTCTGTATTGCCTGTTGATCTGATTTCAGAAAGCTATGGAATTTATGGTTATTCCATTGATTCTGAAACGTACTATTTGTCTGTAAAATCTTTTTCTTATGATGAAAGCTTTTTATATGAAAGGCTAAAGAAATTTTTCCAGGAAATGAAGGATCTGAAAGCTAAAAAACTCATCATAGACATCCGTAATAATTCGGGTGGAGCGATCAGCAATGTCCCGTTGCTGTATTCGTTCATTGCTAAAGATAAAACATTCAATAATGAATATCAGTACGGAACTAAGGTTGTTGACATCAATTATAAAGATTATCTGGTAGATCCTCAGACCAGCCGTTATTATTCGGATAAAGATATTGCGGATCAGAATAATTTCATGAGGCAGCGATTTGACAAAGCAGAAAAAGGAGATTATTATTTTGGAAACTCAAGGCTTGATAATACTTATATAAAAAGTTATCCGAGAGACG
This region of Chryseobacterium culicis genomic DNA includes:
- a CDS encoding S41 family peptidase, whose product is MKKLCTFPLVVLSSVVFSQYSISEIPQDGYLKDFDITVDIIQKQHPNPYRFHSKEIIAKKIDSLRNIVKKDPGYISLLMNNPTKIIGDGHSSFSADSNYFENILSSLYFFPLQTYVQNGQLFVNGSNPYAIEVGSEIIEINNTSSSALLKAVPKAADGNIKVEDVDMSFYIPFVLKNQTNDFTLKYKTLKGEQKTAKVKGIKYPRYYYESRHSVLPVDLISESYGIYGYSIDSETYYLSVKSFSYDESFLYERLKKFFQEMKDLKAKKLIIDIRNNSGGAISNVPLLYSFIAKDKTFNNEYQYGTKVVDINYKDYLVDPQTSRYYSDKDIADQNNFMRQRFDKAEKGDYYFGNSRLDNTYIKSYPRDGIFFDGKIILLINNRTFSAATYFASLFKSEKRGEIIGKETGSCSNFTTAAWFLTYRLPNTKSVISIPRTEIFFNSNDKENVAKCTGVIPDHTVSTSFFLQSLKEQKDPELEYSLTLFSK